A genome region from Anopheles stephensi strain Indian chromosome 2, UCI_ANSTEP_V1.0, whole genome shotgun sequence includes the following:
- the LOC118506251 gene encoding trypsin-1-like has product MREMAPWLIAVTIVLSAAANAIQNTPPRAVGRIVGGRDVAIDEFPYQLSLQNNGYHICGASVVAARLALTAGHCCIGTNVSNLTIRAGSTAHDEGGTVFMVSRIFLHPEYDDTNLNYDVCVVRIIGNFLSKPNVKVVQVTNSGVIPTGGLGTVSGWGAVETNGNAVRNLRATRVKIWTTKECHSQIQNYGTPTASMFCAGNVGSSICVGDSGGPLVYDQRQIGIVSFIINECGGTIPAVYTRLSNQNVRIFIRTQIANDQQRMALANG; this is encoded by the exons ATGCGTGAGATGGCGCCATGGCTGATCGCGGTGACAATCGTTCTAAGCGCAGCGGCGAACGCGATCCAGAACACTCCACCACGTGCTGTCGGACGTATCGTTGGCGGAAGGGACGTAGCAATCGACGAGTTCCCATATCAACTGTCGCTGCAAAACAATGGGTACCACATCTGTGGAGCATCGGTAGTGGCCGCCCGGTTGGCACTAACTGCCGGTCATTGTTGCATCGGAACGAATGTGTCGAAT CTCACTATACGTGCGGGAAGTACAGCCCATGACGAAGGTGGCACCGTGTTTATGGTGAGTCGAATTTTCCTGCATCCCGAGTACGATGATACGAACCTAAACTACGACGTTTGTGTCGTGAGGATCATCGGAAATTTTTTGAGCAAACCGAACGTCAAAGTCGTGCAAGTAACCAACAGTGGAGTTATTCCTACCGGCGGTTTGGGAACCGTGTCCGGCTGGGGCGCTGTAGAAACGAACGGAAACGCGGTACGGAATCTGCGCGCGACGAGAGTGAAGATTTGGACGACGAAAGAGTGCCACAGCCAGATACAGAACTACGGCACTCCAACGGCAAG CATGTTCTGCGCCGGAAACGTGGGGAGTTCTATCTGCGTTGGAGATAGCGGAGGCCCGCTAGTGTACGACCAGCGTCAAATAGGCATCGTATCGTTCATCATAAACGAGTGCGGAGGAACGATCCCGGCAGTTTACACCCGGCTGTCCAACCAAAACGTGAGGATCTTCATCAGAACGCAGATTGCCAACGATCAGCAGCGCATGGCGTTGGCGAATGGATAA
- the LOC118506248 gene encoding chymotrypsin-1-like produces MRQLLLLLACVIGGVLCMTIDHHRYYYSRQPALFRLLRKYNLWPRNETSEYQRPAPDLSVPTPFIYGGESVSIESFPYQLSLRLEGTHICGASVIAERWALSAAHCLDEAMYASAITFRGGTPHRLAGGYIFHADQYFLHPKFDRAILDYDVSVTHVKESFLIDPIRPVSLGNTYTVYPIPSVAVVSGWGTADADGYTPLILQSLNVYMQQQHYCWTSWIENYTDRMICASGGDYGKEICHGDSGGPLVLNGVQIGIVSFGSDVCALNIPGIYTSLQHDEVRAFVKMYANV; encoded by the exons ATGCGccagctgctactgctgctggcctGTGTGATAGGGGGTGTGCTGTGTATGACCATCG ATCATCACCGGTACTACTACTCCCGGCAGCCCGCACTGTTCCGATTGCTGCGCAAGTATAACCTGTGGCCGAGAAATGAAACGTCAGAGTATCAGCGGCCGGCACCGGATTTAAGCGTGCCGACGCCGTTCATTTACGGAGGCGAGAGTGTTTCGATCGAAAGCTTCCCGTACCAGCTGTCGCTGCGTCTCGAGGGAACGCACATTTGTGGTGCCTCGGTGATCGCCGAACGATGGGCACTGAGTGCGGCACACTGTCTGGATGAGGCAATGTACGCTTCTGCT ATTACGTTTCGTGGCGGAACTCCGCATCGATTGGCCGGTGGATACATCTTCCACGCGGATCAATACTTCCTACATCCAAAGTTTGACCGAGCCATACTGGACTACGACGTGTCGGTGACGCACGTGAAGGAAAGTTTCTTGATCGATCCGATACGCCCGGTTAGCTTGGGCAACACCTACACGGTATATCCGATTCCTTCAGTCGCTGTCGTGTCCGGTTGGGGGACGGCCGATGCGGACGGATACACCCCCCTGATACTGCAATCGCTAAACGTGtacatgcagcagcagcattactGTTGGACCTCGTGGATAGAGAATTACACCGACCG CATGATATGTGCCAGCGGTGGTGACTACGGGAAGGAAATCTGCCACGGTGACAGTGGCGGACCGCTCGTGCTAAACGGAGTGCAAATAGGAATAGTGTCGTTTGGCTCGGATGTCTGCGCCCTCAACATTCCGGGCATTTACACCTCGCTCCAGCACGATGAAGTACGTGCGTTCGTTAAGATGTACGCTAACGTGTAG
- the LOC118506250 gene encoding trypsin-7-like — MWSHLQLLSLFTLCTILLVQGSDVSVWKAYNSRLPGGAAKIAPLDRGNVDKSARIVGGREANIENFPYQLSLRRSGVHACGASAIALRWALSAAHCTYPVPQMNEMSLRAGSANRLLGGTVISVAQIINHPRFSEYTIEYDVSVLQAGTDIVGQFIAPVTLPPATSGFAPGTYGNVTGWGLQSVPNSLPAQLQVVEVPLITMEQCRSSWPAEWITEEMLCAGQPGRDTCGGDSGGPLVINGYQMGIASWGVSDCSGGLPSVFANTAHPAVRNFIQEHSGV; from the exons ATGTGGTCACACCTTCAACTCCTATCGCTCTTCACACTCTGTACAATCCTCTTAGTTCAAGGCTctgatgtgagtgtgtggaagGCATACAACTCACGTCTGCCCGGTGGGGCCGCCAAAATAGCCCCGCTAGACAGGGGTAATGTTGACAAAAGTGCTAGAATCGTTGGCGGACGAGAAGCCAACATTGAGAATTTTCCCTACCAGCTCTCATTGCGCCGTAGCGGAGTGCATGCATGTGGAGCCTCCGCCATTGCGCTTCGGTGGGCTCTGTCCGCAGCTCACTGCACCTATCCAGTGCCGCAAATGAATGAG ATGAGTTTGCGAGCAGGCAGTGCCAATCGATTGCTCGGCGGCACTGTGATTAGCGTCGcccagatcatcaaccatcctCGATTCAGCGAGTACACCATAGAGTACGATGTTAGTGTGTTACAAGCCGGGACAGACATTGTGGGGCAATTCATTGCACCGGTAACGCTACCGCCCGCAACTAGTGGATTCGCCCCAGGCACATACGGCAACGTTACCGGATGGGGTCTCCAATCTGTCCCGAACTCGCTGCCAGCTCAGCTACAGGTGGTCGAGGTGCCCTTGATCACCATGGAACAGTGTCGCAGTAGCTGGCCCGCCGAATGGATCACGGAAGA AATGCTTTGCGCTGGACAACCCGGTCGCGACACGTGTGGCGGTGACAGCGGAGGTCCGCTGGTCATTAACGGCTACCAGATGGGCATCGCTTCCTGGGGTGTGTCCGATTGCTCCGGTGGCCTACCATCGGTATTCGCCAACACTGCTCACCCGGCCGTTAGAAACTTCATTCAAGAACATTCGGGAGTTTAG
- the LOC118506252 gene encoding trypsin alpha-3-like, translating to MKAFILLSLFVAGALAGVEESIWLSKQMRIDAGTSAEYNGRIVGGSTVPIGQFPYQLSLRQNGNHICGASVISSNWALSAAHCTFPMPNVNAITFRGGSASRLEGGTIFQAAQIINHPQYNSNNLNNDVCVIRITTSFVGSNIASIRLVNSGTNFAAGTNSVVSGWGLTSPGGSLPVNLHAVNIPVVAQATCSSQWGTGRITAAMVCAGQQGRDSCNGDSGGPLVTGGQQFGIVSWGAVQCGGPLPGVYANIGNAAIRSFISQNTGV from the exons ATGAAGGCCTTCATCCTGTTGTCGCTGTTCGTTGCCGGCGCTCTGGCTGGTGTTGAGGAGAGCATCTGGCTGTCCAAGCAGATGCGCAtcgatgctggcaccagcGCCGAGTACAATGGCCGCATCGTCGGTGGCTCGACTGTGCCAATCGGCCAGTTCCCGTACCAGCTGTCGCTGCGCCAGAACGGCAACCACATCTGTGGTGCCTCGGTTATCTCCTCGAACTGGGCTCTGTCCGCTGCACACTGCACCTTCCCGATGCCGAACGTTAACGCG ATCACTTTCCGTGGTGGCAGTGCCAGCCGTCTTGAGGGTGGTACCATCTTCCAGGCCGctcagatcatcaaccacccgcagtacaacagcaacaacctgAACAACGATGTGTGCGTCATCCGTATCACCACCTCGTTCGTCGGATCCAACATTGCCTCGATCCGTCTGGTGAACAGCGGTACCAACTTCGCTGCCGGAACCAACAGCGTCGTCTCTGGATGGGGTCTGACCTCTCCCGGAGGAAGCCTCCCGGTCAACCTACACGCCGTCAACATCCCGGTCGTTGCCCAGGCTACCTGCAGCTCGCAGTGGGGAACTGGACGTATCACCGCCGC CATGGTGTGCGCTGGCCAGCAGGGACGCGACTCGTGCAACGGTGACAGCGGTGGCCCGCTGGTCACTGGAGGACAGCAGTTCGGTATTGTCTCGTGGGGTGCCGTGCAGTGCGGAGGACCTCTGCCGGGTGTGTACGCCAACATTGGTAATGCCGCTATCCGCAGCTTCATCAGCCAGAACACTGGTGTCTAA
- the LOC118502494 gene encoding ovochymase-2-like, with product MRAVFLSLGLLCAVGLSVGQQSRRNFFEFFFDVENRLQNGRIVGGSTVSIARYPFVASLRRYSNHICSVSVISTFHAATSAHCTYSFKSLTGVTIYGGSTSRTTGGRVFVVSNNFIHPEYDPDTFDFDVAVLRVKTAFTPNTNIAAIPLAPVGYTVPDRVLPTVTGWGRTSSGGSLSPSLRAVAIPIVSTSTCQSLWSAAAITENMICAGSKGKDACTGDSGGALAVPSNNYFVLIGMVSWGSASCGSEYPGVYVSVASAKVQSFLAQYLRMGLLLVVGLLSCVTGTFADSVQLQLWRSMQVRRNVPTSEPRMSGRIVGGFEADISAVPFQLSVRRYGYHICGAAVVDTVFAITAAHCVAADSSPEFITLKGGTSNRTDTEEGVTFVVNEIIVHPTFNPSTYHNDVALLRIDGTFSGIDNVSPIAFHTSFIFASNFHPVYCMVSGWGVSNMYTSALPEILRMVRIPLVPYTECRRKWSPSPVTNSMVCAGEPRRDACNGDSGGPLVCNNKLYGIVSWGATQCGSSFPGVYTAIPARDIANFINQYLPVPTEEP from the exons ATGCGGGCAGTTTTCTTGTCCTTGGGCTTGCTCTGTGCAGTTGGACTGTCGGTTGGGCAACAGTCGCGAAGGAACTTCTTCGAGTTTTTCTTCGACGTGGAGAACAGACTGCAGAATGGGCGTATCGTCGGCGGTTCCACAGTGTCTATTGCGCGGTATCCATTCGTGGCGTCCTTGCGCCGCTACTCCAATCATATTTGCTCCGTGTCCGTCATTTCGACGTTCCACGCCGCCACCAGCGCTCACTGCACGTACTCGTTTAAATCGTTAACAGGC GTGACCATCTACGGAGGCAGTACTAGCCGCACGACCGGTGGCAGAGTCTTCGTTGTGTCGAATAACTTCATCCATCCGGAATATGATCCGGACACGTTCGATTTCGATGTGGCTGTGCTGCGGGTGAAGACAGCGTTCACTCCCAACACGAACATTGCGGCCATACCGCTGGCCCCTGTCGGGTATACTGTCCCCGATCGGGTCTTGCCCACCGTCACTGGCTGGGGTCGCACATCGTCCGGAGGATCACTGTCCCCTTCGTTGCGCGCCGTAGCAATCCCCATCGTTAGTACCAGCACGTGTCAATCGCTATGGAGTGCTGCGGCGATCACGGAGAA TATGATATGCGCCGGCTCGAAGGGAAAGGACGCTTGTACGGGTGACAGCGGTGGTGCACTGGCGGTCCCGTCTAACAATTACTTCGTGCTGATCGGAATGGTGTCCTGGGGATCGGCTTCGTGTGGCAGCGAATATCCCGGCGTTTATGTGAGCGTGGCTTCCGCAAAAGTTCAAAGCTTTTTAGCGCAATATCTT CGCATGGGGCTGTTATTAGTGGTAGGTTTGCTTTCATGCGTAACCGGTACATTCGCTGACAGTGTGCAGTTACAACTATGGCGCTCGATGCAGGTGCGCCGAAACGTCCCAACGTCCGAGCCCCGAATGTCGGGCCGGATCGTCGGCGGCTTCGAGGCGGACATTAGTGCCGTTCCGTTTCAACTGTCGGTGCGGCGCTATGGCTATCACATTTGCGGAGCAGCGGTTGTGGACACGGTCTTTGCCATAACTGCGGCCCACTGTGTGGCAGCTGACTCTTCTCCCGAGTTT ATCACACTGAAGGGAGGCACTAGTAATCGGACGGACACCGAGGAAGGCGTAACGTTTGTGGTCAACGAAATCATTGTACACCCAACGTTCAATCCAAGCACCTACCATAACGATGTCGCATTGCTGCGGATCGACGGGACATTCAGCGGGATTGATAATGTGAGCCCGATCGCATTTCACACTTCGTTCATTTTTGCGTCCAACTTCCATCCGGTGTACTGCATGGTGTCGGGCTGGGGAGTTTCCAACATGTACACCAGTGCTCTGCCGGAGATCTTGCGCATGGTGCGCATTCCACTGGTGCCGTATACCGAATGCCGTCGCAAGTGGAGTCCGTCGCCTGTTACGAACTC GATGGTGTGCGCCGGAGAACCACGACGGGACGCCTGCAACGGTGACAGTGGAGGACCCTTGGTGTGCAACAACAAACTGTACGGCATAGTGTCCTGGGGCGCAACTCAATGTGGAAGCTCGTTCCCGGGAGTGTACACAGCGATACCAGCGAGAGATATTGCCAACTTTATTAACCAGTACCTGCCTGTACCGACCGAGGAACCGTAG
- the LOC118506249 gene encoding trypsin alpha-3-like: protein MVSFKMGPLSLLLLALCVAGVWSDEEQSAWASRQRRVRMDSGKNKEKKFSGRIVGGTELTEPLPYLLSLRDSGNHICGASIISAKHALSAAHCQSPPSDVERLSLLAGTVERTDDANGIVFLVEKVTTHAGFVQKTYLNDVAIIRITTSFLDHPSLAIIPIATEAYKLRVNSIATVSGWGLTAQDSNLAPTLRTVNIPITSFSKCVNKWRPVRIVRTAICAGHPGRDSCNGDSGGPLVQDGVQIGLVSWGADRCGSEYPGVYTYIGNDNIRKFIRENSDV from the exons ATGGTGTCGTTCAAGATGGGGCCATTGTCACTGTTGCTGCTAGCGCTGTGTGTCGCCGGAGTGTGGAGTGATGAGGAGCAGTCGGCATGGGCCTCTCGGCAGAGGCGTGTGCGGATGGACTCGGGCAAAAATAAGGAGAAAAAATTCAGTGGCCGCATCGTCGGTGGTACGGAGCTGACGGAACCCTTGCCATACCTGCTGTCGTTGCGAGACAGTGGCAACCACATCTGCGGGGCATCGATTATCTCTGCCAAGCATGCACTGTCCGCTGCCCACTGTCAATCACCGCCGTCCGATGTCGAAAGG CTGTCGCTTCTCGCCGGAACCGTTGAGCGGACGGACGATGCAAACGGCATTGTGTTCCTGGTGGAGAAGGTGACCACCCATGCTGGATTCGTGCAAAAGACTTACCTCAACGATGTTGCCATCATACGCATCACCACCTCCTTCCTGGATCATCCCAGCCTCGCCATCATTCCCATCGCTACCGAAGCCTACAAACTGCGCGTGAACAGCATTGCTACCGTCAGCGGATGGGGTCTTACTGCTCAGGATTCCAACCTGGCGCCCACGCTGCGTACGGTTAACATTCCCATTACCAGCTTTTCGAAGTGCGTCAACAAGTGGCGCCCCGTACGGATAGTTCGAAC CGCCATCTGTGCCGGACATCCGGGACGCGATTCGTGCAACGGAGACAGCGGTGGCCCACTCGTCCAGGACGGTGTACAAATCGGGCTAGTGTCCTGGGGTGCCGATCGGTGCGGTAGCGAATATCCGGGCGTTTACACCTACATCGGTAACGACAATATCCGCAAGTTCATCAGAGAGAATAGCGATGTGTAA
- the LOC118508246 gene encoding trypsin-7-like: protein MKAIVVLALCVAAVAALTEEEVWLQYNRRMPGEFHTKGMPASPPYQGRIVGGVEADIANYPYQLSLRRVSHSCGASVIATRWALSAAHCTFPLPAPTAITLQGGSSNRTSGGVIFTVEEIINHPDYDDWNLRNDVCVLRTTADLVGLNIAPIALDPAGASHAAGSRAVLSGWGLDDNRVLPQILRRIDIPVVDQAQCVSAWNPGWVTDDMICASEPGRDACNGDSGGPLVVGGQQIGIVSWGDSQCVATFPGVFARVAFPLIRNWINQVTGV from the exons ATGAAAGCGATCGTAGTGTTGGCATTGTGCGTGGCCGCCGTAGCGGCGTTGACCGAAGAGGAGGTTTGGCTGCAGTACAACCGTCGCATGCCGGGAGAGTTCCACACCAAGGGCATGCCGGCGAGTCCGCCATACCAGGGAAGAATCGTCGGCGGTGTTGAGGCCGACATTGCCAACTACCCGTACCAGCTGTCGCTGCGCCGTGTCTCGCACAGCTGCGGTGCGTCCGTGATCGCGACCCGGTGGGCCCTGTCCGCCGCTCACTGCACGTTCCCACTGCCGGCACCGACCGCAATCACTCTGCAGGGCGGCAGCTCGAACCGCACCTCAGGAGGAGTTATCTTCACCGTGGAGGAGATCATCAACCACCCGGACTACGATGACTGGAATCTGCGTAACGATGTGTGCGTCCTGCGTACCACCGCCGATCTGGTTGGCCTGAACATTGCTCCGATTGCTCTGGATCCTGCTGGTGCCAGTCATGCTGCCGGTTCCCGTGCCGTCCTCAGCGGCTGGGGTCTTGAT GATAACCGAGTACTCCCACAAATTCTCCGCCGTATCGACATTCCTGTGGTTGATCAGGCTCAGTGTGTCTCGGCCTGGAATCCAGGATGGGTTACCGATGA CATGATCTGCGCCAGCGAACCCGGCCGTGATGCATGCAACGGTGATAGCGGTGGCCCTCTGGTTGTGGGCGGACAGCAAATCGGTATTGTCTCGTGGGGCGATTCTCAGTGCGTCGCTACCTTCCCGGGAGTGTTTGCTCGTGTCGCCTTCCCACTGATCCGCAACTGGATCAACCAGGTTACCGGTGTTTAA
- the LOC118508247 gene encoding trypsin beta-like: protein MKQLLCLIVVFASVLANALGYTHRHMPGAYHSLGMPEQPPFLGRVVGGVDANIADYPYQLSLRRFGGHFCGASVIAARWALSAAHCTFPLPAASSVQLRGGTADRTAGGVLFDVEEIINHPNYDDWTIEFDVCVLRTVADLSGANIVPIAMDPSGATHAPGSRAVVSGWGLDSTGNSPVILQRVDIPIVSEAECSGSGGWPSGWVTPDMICASEAGRDACNGDSGGPLVVGGRQIGIVSWGDPNCVGSPPGVYARVAFPTIRSFISDFAGV, encoded by the exons ATGAAGCAGCTACTCTGTCTGATAGTGGTATTCGCGTCGGTTCTAGCCAATGCGCTAGGATACACCCATCGGCACATGCCAGGTGCATACCATAGCTTGGGTATGCCTGAGCAGCCCCCATTCCTTGGGCGGGTGGTCGGAGGAGTCGATGCCAACATTGCCGACTATCCGTACCAGCTTTCGCTGCGTCGGTTTGGCGGCCATTTCTGTGGAGCTTCCGTCATTGCTGCCCGCTGGGCTCTGTCTGCTGCGCACTGCACTTTCCCGCTGCCGGCTGCAAGCTCGGTGCAACTGCGGGGCGGCACTGCCGATCGTACAGCAGGAGGCGTACTGTTCGATGTGGAGGAAATCATCAACCACCCGAACTATGACGATTGGACGATTGAGTTCGACGTGTGCGTGTTGCGTACGGTGGCGGACCTGAGCGGAGCGAACATTGTCCCGATTGCTATGGATCCGTCCGGAGCGACGCATGCGCCAGGATCTCGAGCAGTTGTCAGCGGATGGGGTCTCGAT AGTACCGGAAACTCGCCGGTCATTCTGCAACGTGTTGATATTCCGATCGTTTCTGAAGCGGAATGTTCCGGTTCTGGTGGCTGGCCTAGCGGATGGGTCACTCCGGA CATGATTTGCGCCAGTGAAGCCGGTCGTGATGCGTGCAACGGTGACAGCGGTGGCCCACTCGTTGTGGGAGGACGGCAAATCGGTATTGTCTCGTGGGGAGATCCGAACTGTGTTGGATCGCCTCCTGGTGTGTACGCGCGAGTTGCATTCCCAACTATTCGCAGCTTCATTTCGGACTTTGCTGGTGTTTAA
- the LOC118508248 gene encoding trypsin alpha-4-like, with protein sequence MKIVVVICAVAVAVVSANNVESKRFDRRMLPEGAQQIDDRQVAGVGSLKKIVGGTSVSIETHSYQLSLRNYDYHICGASIISSVWSLTAAHCLYPNPDPKTISLRAGASNQSIGGRIYNASQIIIHPMYNPSTMDNDVAVIRVDSYFIGPNMGFIGLVPLGYEPMAGVRAIVTGWGRQSDEAKQSTTLAGVEIPIVDKEECMEQWSGVQVTPQMICAGEFGKDSCNGDSGGPLVSGGRQIGIVSWGSTKCGGPLAAIYTNLGNAAIRTFISSTTGI encoded by the exons ATGAAGATTGTTGTAGTAATTTGTGCGGTGGCAGTTGCCGTGGTCAGTGCAAACAATGTAGAAAGCAAGCGGTTCGACCGACGCatgctgccggaaggtgcacaGCAGATCGACGACCGTCAGGTGGCAGGTGTCGGTTCGCTGAAGAAGATCGTCGGCGGAACGTCGGTAAGTATCGAGACGCACTCGTACCAGTTGTCGCTGCGCAATTACGACTACCACATCTGCGGTGCATCGATCATATCGAGCGTCTGGTCGCTGACTGCTGCCCATTGCCTGTACCCCAATCCGGATCCCAAAACA ATCTCGCTACGAGCTGGAGCCAGCAATCAGTCGATTGGTGGCCGTATCTACAATGCATCCCAAATCATCATTCACCCGATGTACAACCCGAGCACGATGGACAACGACGTGGCCGTGATTCGTGTGGATTCTTACTTCATTGGACCTAACATGGGCTTTATTGGATTGGTCCCGCTGGGCTATGAGCCAATGGCTGGAGTTCGCGCTATCGTTACCGGATGGGGTCGTCAG AGCGATGAGGCGAAGCAGTCGACGACACTGGCCGGAGTGGAAATTCCCATCGTAGATAAGGAGGAGTGCATGGAACAGTGGAGCGGCGTTCAGGTGACACCACA AATGATCTGTGCCGGAGAGTTTGGCAAGGACTCGTGTAACGGTGATAGTGGCGGTCCGCTTGTTTCCGGTGGCCGTCAGATCGGAATCGTGTCGTGGGGATCGACTAAATGTGGTGGCCCGCTAGCTGCTATCTACACCAACCTGGGCAACGCGGCCATTCGCACCTTTATCAGCTCGACGACGGGCATCTGA